The genomic DNA TTTCAGAACACATGGTTCAACtttcatataaaacaaacaaacaagtaaacgaaataataaaattatatatatttatattgtatatataaataaatacatatttaatctatattatcaaataatttaatgatttaaattaaaaataaaataataagtatatctatatatataccaaaAAATGGATTCGACTATTCAAAACAAAAAGTGCTGAACAGGAGGCATTCGCAATCGTGCTCGTGGAAGCACGGGCGGCACATACAAAATTTCGTGCAAGGCAACAAATGCCACGTTGAACAGGCCACCCTCCTTATAACCACAAATAATGACGTATAAAAAGCACACAACTGGACTAAACCAACGGATATCCTAGCTTAATTTGGATGGTGCTCAAGAAATCAAAAGGACGTAATAATATATGgacaaagttttatatatatatatatatatatatatatatatatatataaatatttaataaatatatataatatattattatataattaaataatttttaattaataataaaataatatctaattatataatataaatatattatttatatacttaaaaatatgtatatatagtattactcataacATAAATAACTTTGTTGTCATTGTTATTGTAGtcaaatcttatattatattatgtattaaaaatctaattttttatataatatattatatattgtatcataattgatattttattatattgaaatatatcacaaatatttctaaaaatttaaaatttttatatatacttttattatattattattattttttttaaaaatatcaattcatattgataatacatataatatcatatattatactatatattcattatattatatatatattatttctcatttttattatattatatagtaaaatatatatcataaaatacagaAAATTATAATCATCGTAACGGAGACTCTGCTCCACAAAAAATGCAATAGAATCATTTTCTATGTATTGTTTTCCTCCGCGTAAATATTAAGTGGTCCCCGAGACAATAATAATGCAGCTCTGTGTTTTTAAGAAGAGAGTTGAAGATCATTCTGCCCTCTGTTTTCTTCAATGGTCGCCAGGAATTGAACAGCGGAAATAGTTCAGCTTTTATTCTGCTGCATAGACAGAAGTTAAGCTTTCTAAAAATAGATGCTTAGACTAAATGTTTATTGCTCTATAATTCCTAACGCAACACCAGTCAAGCTTGAAAGCTGGAGGGGTTCATGGATTATTAATCATCACAGAGCTCGGAAGTCGCCTTGGGGGATTTCCGTCAGGGCCTTGAAAGATGAAACGGGTGGGGGTACAAGCAGCTCTCCAGGCAGGAGCTGGGACCCTGGTTTGGAAATTGAGGTCCCTTATGAACAAAGGCCGGTATGTTGATGCTCCTTCTATGCTTAGTAGTGGTAACTTCATTGCTCCCTCAAGAATAGAAAGATTAAATTCGTCAGTTAGCTGTGTATATAAGTCTGGGAGGTATATTCTTTACGGCTCAGACTATCAGTGATTTATGATTGTCAAACAACACTTAACAATTATTTGTTCTATATTAGGTGAACGAATACTCATCTCTGAAAGATGGAGTTCTGTATTCATGGGGCGAACTGGGACCAGGGCAGTTCTTCCTTCGTCTTGGGGGTCTCTGGTTAGTCACTTTCACGGTTCTTGGAGTTCCAATTGCAGCTGCGAGCTTCGATCCTTCAAGGGCAAgtagaaaatgagaattttgtTTGAGTACACAGTAAATTAATAGTATAATGATTAGAGAAGAACCCATTTGTGCCACTGCTATCATATATCTGAAAATATTTCTCAATAACTGTTTGGTTCCACGGCCTTGAAAGAGATGGCAAAAAGTGGATACAATTTAAGTAGAAAAACAGATTCTTGATTAACAAAATAAGCAATCAAAATGGGTTCTGCAGAAAGAGGCACATTGTCTTCATGTTATGGCAGTCAAATGTGCAAATATAAGACTAGCTAGACATATTCCATTTTCTGAGAAGCAGGCTACTTTACTTACAATATCAAATGTGCAAATACTGCAGGAACCTCTGAGATTTGTGCTAGCTGCTGGAACAGGAACTCTTTTCCTTGTATCACTAATTGTCTTGCGAATATATCTGGTAGGGGATACCTCCTCCTTCATGTCAAAAGCATTTCACTACTTGAGTTATTATGCTGATTATGCAGTTTTCACTTACTAGTACAAAGCACTTTTGAAAGCAAACCATGCCATGAACAGTATACTTGCAACCCAAGTACTTGAGACTCTGATCTCTATTTAAGTGGACAACTAAAatgattaaatgaaatattaatccatactaaaaatgatgtagttttttctttcaagaactcagaatttatttaatcaacTACAGCATTATAAGTTATGAGGTGACTTAAGGATGCATTAATCTATAGTTTTGCATATTGCAGGGATGGAGTTATGTAGGCGATAGACTTCTATCAGCAGTGATACCATATGAAGAAAGTGGGTGGTATGATGGACAAATGTGGGTAAAGCCACCAGAGGTTAGCACATTTTGAACTCATCTCTCCTTTTCACTTTCCTTCCATCTCTGGCTGATGATTGTAAGTCAGAAAAAGAGTACAAAAGACTTGAGGATTACTTTCATtgataattaaaagatttattagaAGAACAAAgcaaacgaaaaaaaaaaaacctcaactGCGGGACTGGTATAACGGACAGCCTAACTTGTTTCCCTGGCAGGTCCTAGCTCGTGATAGGCTATTGGGTGCTTACAAGGTACTATCAACACgatcaaatttgtttttgtagTTCTACAAACAGAAGCATGCATCTCCTGGGAAAGTTTATGTACTAAACCGGACAATATACAGTACTATACAAGCATCAAGCATTGAAGACATATTTACATGCATTTCTACTAAAATTGCCTCGTCACCTTCTATGGCATGTTTAACAGCTCTCTGAGGTGCAATTTTTGTGCTCTTTAAATGAATGCAACTCTCATATGGGAATTTATGCTTTTAGGTTAAACCAGTCATCAAATTGCTAAAACAAACACTGGTAGGAACTGGAGCTTTACTTGTGACATCAGTGTTGTTGTTTATCTTTGCCACACCAGTGGAGCATTTCTTTCAGGCCACCTTTTCCACAAAAGAGAATCCCTTTACTGTTCCAGTTGAGAAGACTGAAAAAAAGTTTAACATAAGGTATGTACACAAAAGTAGAGATTCCAACCCTTCAATTCTGCAGTGCTTCAAACACTTACATTATCACAACTTTCTTCTTATATATGAAGAAAAGAGGAGCTGCTTCAGTTGCCAGTGGAGGTCAAGTCTGATGATGATTTGGCGGCAGCAGCTGCTGAGGCTGCTGATGGAAGACCTGTCTACTGTAGAGATAGATATTATCGTGCGTTGGCAGGTGGACAGTACTGCAAATGGGAAGATCTGctgaagtaaaagaaaataaggagGATAGATTAATCTGTAATTTGCATTCACAGGAACACTTCTTAAAAGTTCAGTGTTCTATGACATTTGTTTAATGAAACCAATTGGATGATTTAAGATAAAGGGAAGTCAAGTGAAAtgtgaaagaaaaatgatacaGAAACTAACAGATAAATTGTAGCTAAAAGAACTCTCAATAGAATCTCTGCCCTTCCTCTTTTACCTCCAATTAAATAGTCTTCTCTCTTTCGCAGCCGGATGGATGACAACAATGAACAGCTTCACTTCATGCCTGAAGAATAACAACTTCAGGAACTATTGTTGCAGAAGTAAAATGATTTGCTTTTAGAAAAGATCAGAGCACACACAAATATTGGCAGGATAAGGGGCAATCTTCCTCAACTTATTCTACTAGTCTCCTTCTGAATAGCCATAGTAGGATTCATGATGAAAGATCCAGCAGAATACTAGGATTTCTGATATTATTCTCAGATCAACttaatttaagaataataaaatttctgaAGAAGCAGCTTCAAGCCACTGTAATGAGGCATGACACCAGCACTAACCCCATAGGTGTTTTTATGAAATCCATACCAAAACCAACTCTATACCATATCCAGTGCTTGAACAAACAATTTCAGTGATATTATATCAGAAATTATAATCCAAATCAATCTTAAGTGAATTTGAATAAGAGTCATATTAAATCTAACAATAAAGCACAAAATATTTCCAAGATTTGACAACCCATATGAAGCATTATCCCTGCATATTaagaaaatctataaaattatcAGCTGAAGACAGTATAGATAAGAGAACAGATTCAAGTATAATTCAAGTATAATGCAGTTAGAGTATATGGAAAAACTGTAAACACTTCAGAGGAGATgcatggtaaaaaaaaaaatgggtgACTGTCAATTAATACCTGCCGCCCCTAATCCTCATTGCCTTAAATCTAGATGCAGTTTTACCAAATGTCAATATTCAAGAGGGAAATCTTTTGTTCGTATACATGGCATAACAAAAAGCACTTTCCACAATATTCTTGCTCCAACCTTGCAAATTTGTAGCAAGATTAATTGAGTCATCTCATTCTGTTCATGCGAGAAGCACCAGAAATCATTATTATTACATGCAAAGTCATCAAGAACCCAAGCACTGTTTCAAAAAAAGGCCAAATAGTTACAGTGTGCACCACTCAACAAGCAAGCCAGAAGTTGTAGATCTGAATCTAgtgtttctttttaattaataggaAAAATGGCACTAAGAAAATCGCATCTTTAAGTAAGCATCTAAAATATAGACTGAAAATTGCAAATCAAGAATGAAAGCCAAAAAGAAAGTAAACAGAAGGAGATGGGCTAGTACCCAAACCAGAAATAGGTCCGAGTGGAGCACTTGatccaacaaaaaaaattgtaacatcACGAAGAAATTGTCCATCTTAACTAACAATGtcacaattttacttttgagcTTTACAACCCAATACACATTTTCATAGTGAACTTACAAGCCTTAACATCCCTAAGCAATGTGTGCTATGACTTTCTTCTCTAACACTATATCATTTATAGCAAATCCATACTACTTGAACCATTCAAAACTTCCATTTGATTACTTCCTGTCATGTGGGATACATGCATATACAATTTTGAACCCTGTACAGAATTTTTTGCATAAGCTTTTTGGATGGAAAACTGGGTCAAAGTGAGCCCTCTTCTCAGAATCATAAAGTATCTGCATTGCATTATTGATCAAATTCTGCAGTCTGACCCCCTGCAtgtgaaaaataatacaataacaaatattaattcaattattttaaaattttaacacgGATCCTGCAAGAAGTTGCAAACTTAACCATTAACATAGCACCATCATATCCCTAAGAGTAACTTGAATAATAAAAGAAGATGTTTCATATTTACTTAAATTTGGGTTCAAATCTCTTGATTGTTGTATACTTAAAGtaaatatgcataatattgctcataaaTAAATCCATTAGACAACAAGTCTCCTatgggtacatatagtattactcatgaATAAATCCATTAGCcaacattttttattgatgattttggtGAACAAAATAATCCACAATCACACCTAATTATACTTtctattcttttaaaaaattaaaataaaaacctctttttcttttatgctGCACTCAGTGTTGGAGTAACTATTCTAACTTCATCATACTGAAGAAATTAGCCTGGCTAAAGCATCTTGTGATGGACAAATTATTAAGCCAAAGCGAGGGAGGAAAGTGACAGACCAACCAACATTATAATTCACCCAACTTCATACCCTTTCTTTCAACATTGAATAAATTCTATATTACAAAGGTTGTATTCATGTACTAACTCCAATTGTCTTCTTAACTTCTTGATTGCTAGATTCGAGATACACGTTTTGTGGGGCATTTGGTCAtcggtaatctattttttattatttacattatcaTATTTAGTTtgtagataataaaatattccgaTAGTATTGTGATAGATAATTTCCACCATATTAAACAATTACcaagacaattttaattttatttacaattatatctttacttattaatttttagaactaaaatactaccatttttatttaatatagcaaataacataatatttaaaaaataataatatcttagtattcttttattgtaatatctttcaaattattaaaattatattatattttcaaaatatataaaatgaatatgatattatcctaaataaaattggaaaacatCTATGTACcctctgtaatttttttaaaacgtAGTTAACACCCCACAATTCACcattattacaatatttaaaaaaaatataaatagtatCAATAGGATTTAACAAATAGGtggaaaattgactttttaaaaaaattaatgggaaactctgagtgggaaatagtcatttagctgTATTTTTAACCGGGAAAGGTTGCCAGCCAACAGCCAAAGGTGGACGTAGCGTCAAATTTTTATGATAAGAGGTGAGTTGCCAATTCTGAAATTGAGACGAGCAATTTGTGATAGAGTGGGCGTCCTTTTCCACCACACGTTGCCCCACACGCTCTCACTCGGCCACACAGCAGAAACGGCTAAGAAGAtcatgatattttatttatttatttatttatagtaattaattCTAAAGTACGAGAGCCACTTCTTTTAATAGGAAATGCCGAGTAATGTTCTCAATAATGCAGtgcaaaaaacaaaatatcttTCAATTTATTCCTcactaaaataattaagaataatattatgagtatttatttttaatatatatttatatgtgttgatatataattaagtattattttatattaaatttaaaatcattcaatcatataataatatataaaattatatatatatttatatatatataataggtatacataattttatttatattacaaccaattataaaaaaaagttttcaatATGTTAAATTGAGTTTCtccaaccatatatatatatatatatatataaattacccttttgtttttttattgaaaaagagaATTTCAAATGAATACAAAGGATCATTTCatgtatcaattattattttcgTGTCAAGTTATCATGAATGTACtattgcaaaatttaaaaaaatcacatatgacactaccactttttttttttttaaattagaatctTATCCAAATTAGATCATTATTTTGAGATTGAACTAATCAAATTGAACAgataaaattcaagtttaattataaCTGAATTTGAGTCGAACTTGAACTCGAACAGACTTgaaataaactcaattcaaacgAGTTCAAACTtaagaattcaatattttaagctcgagtttgagaattcaatattttaaactcGAGCTTTAAGAGTGTTCGACTAGTTAAGCTTACaagcataaaaaaattaatacaaaacgatgtcattttgattaatatacattaaaacaatatcgttttagtatcaaattgagtttaaagtTCAATTTAAACTGAACTTGAGCTCAGTTATTTTGAAACGAGTCAAGCTCAAACACTTTTGAAGCAAGTTCGAGCTTGACTCTATGCAAAAGGAGTCAAGCTTGAATTTGACTTGGTTCAAATCTAACTTTAAGTCTAATGACTAATCCCACAATCACTGAATTGAATAATTCAAGAGTCTCATCTTAATCTAACATTAGCGAGTCTCAAGTCCAAACTCTTTTAGGATTGCAACTAgaaattccaaattttaaccaatcaaacgACCTCTTAGCGACTTTAAGTCTAATGACTAATCTTACAATCAATAAATTGAGTAATTCAAGAGTCTCATTTTAATCTGACATTAGCGAGTCTCAAGTTTAAGCTCTTTTAGGACCCCAACTAGGAATTCCAAAATTTAACCAATTAAACTACCCCTTAGTGGCTACTTACTTCTATTATAAGCATCAGACTTAGCGCATGCACATAATTAGAAGGCTACTTTAATATGTATCCTGTGAATATAAGCAAACCTAGACAATTGGGTGTTGTCAATAAATATATGCAAAGCCATCATATCTTATGAGACAACTTATAAAGTTAATGTGCAGTGCCTATCTTTGGTTTACCAACTTGGTATTATTTATTTGCAGAACACTCTCAAAGTAGATAAAGAGTTGAAGTTCAGAAGAAAAGATATCGTCTACGTTACATAAATATAAAGAGACACGGTCCGTTTCTTCCAGTTTAATATTTATGTGCAtacttatagataaaattacaGATGAAAAGACATTGTCATATCACTACTATATCAGtctgtgtaatttttttaaatagagatTCTGTGCATACAAAATTATAGCTAGAAAAGTGTTAAGTGGTATGCACATAAAGACTTCATCAATAGACAAGCTTTCTT from Mangifera indica cultivar Alphonso chromosome 16, CATAS_Mindica_2.1, whole genome shotgun sequence includes the following:
- the LOC123198551 gene encoding protein CONSERVED IN THE GREEN LINEAGE AND DIATOMS 27, chloroplastic — its product is MLRLNVYCSIIPNATPVKLESWRGSWIINHHRARKSPWGISVRALKDETGGGTSSSPGRSWDPGLEIEVPYEQRPVNEYSSLKDGVLYSWGELGPGQFFLRLGGLWLVTFTVLGVPIAAASFDPSREPLRFVLAAGTGTLFLVSLIVLRIYLGWSYVGDRLLSAVIPYEESGWYDGQMWVKPPEVLARDRLLGAYKVKPVIKLLKQTLVGTGALLVTSVLLFIFATPVEHFFQATFSTKENPFTVPVEKTEKKFNIRKEELLQLPVEVKSDDDLAAAAAEAADGRPVYCRDRYYRALAGGQYCKWEDLLK